The Gammaproteobacteria bacterium DNA segment GTGCTCGCCGAGAGCTACGAGCGGATCCACCGTTCGAACCTGGTCGGCATGGGCGTGCTGCCACTCGAATTCCCTGCCGGCGAGAACACCGACAGCCTGGGACTCGACGGCACCGAGACGTTCGACATCGAGATCGACGACACGCTCGAGCCGCGCCAGCAGGTGCAGATCACCGCCACCAGGGCAGACGGTACCGCCAAGAAGTTCGTCGCCACGGCGCGCATCGATACGCCTATCGAGGCCGACTATTACCGCAACGGAGGCATCCTCCACATGGTGTTACGGAGGATGGCGTCAGAGTGACACGCGTCTCGTCAATGCTGGCAGTACCACGTGCAGTCAGCATTGACGAGACTCAGAGGAAGAGGTAGTTGTTCTCGCTCGGCGTCACTTCGCCGACCGGGGCCAGCACACCGTCGGCGAACGCGTGCATCCGGTACCCATACCGGGTCAGGAACTCCACAACCTCCCTGGGATGCATGCCATATCTGCCGAGATGGCGCTCTTCGATCTCCAGCAGAATCGCTGGATGCCAGCGCTCGATGGACGTGCGGGCTCCTTCAAGCAGGGTGAGTTCCGAGCCTTCAACGTCGGCTTTGATGAAATCGATCCGGCGAATCGTCCTGTCGAGCACGAAACGATCGACGGTGGTCATCGGAATCGTCAAGGAGCGCAGACCCGTGAACCCGTCCGGAACCTGCTCCGCCGCCTTGCTGTGGACCGAGGCGAGGAAGGCCCGGGTGGTGAACGGGACACCATGCCAGGAAGGAATCAGGATTTCCATGGAGCCTTCCTCATCGGCAAGACCGACGCGATGGACACTGACGGTGTTCATCCTCAGCAGCCGCCGTGCACGCTCAATGGCGCGATAGGGTCGTGGCCTCGGCTCGAAGGCATGGACCTGCCCGCTCGGCCCCGCCATGCGGGCTAGCAGGTACGTGTAAGTTCCTCCCGCGGCGCCGATGTCGAAACAGACATCGCCTGGCGCCACAACTCCATCGAGCGCCAGCATCTCCTTTTCGAGATACGGGATCTGCTCGAGCACGGATTCCAACGCTCGCTCCGCCCATCTGGATCTCAATGGCCGCATGGCGACCGTTCCCCAAATACAC contains these protein-coding regions:
- a CDS encoding FkbM family methyltransferase, with product MESVLEQIPYLEKEMLALDGVVAPGDVCFDIGAAGGTYTYLLARMAGPSGQVHAFEPRPRPYRAIERARRLLRMNTVSVHRVGLADEEGSMEILIPSWHGVPFTTRAFLASVHSKAAEQVPDGFTGLRSLTIPMTTVDRFVLDRTIRRIDFIKADVEGSELTLLEGARTSIERWHPAILLEIEERHLGRYGMHPREVVEFLTRYGYRMHAFADGVLAPVGEVTPSENNYLFL